One window from the genome of Aeromonas sp. FDAARGOS 1405 encodes:
- a CDS encoding collagenase has protein sequence MNRSGTGWLLLAGPLLLATSSAQANYSPNDWRQYQLTGESSRQLAARITEITYELKARSSNAPYQQLRVYRRFDWQSSDLAALAEQQCGEPQLKVDAGWQIRFVRCEARIPAGKLIPASSYDFGYGLKQGRWEQLAGTPTAQRQDRLPLPQAIILGQSERELDRCELNPQGRCAESEWHYQPQDWQQLQVLEETPSERDGRLEQIFFRLQPVAGSQAAAQVSEIHVWRRYQWQLDQLTPQQECDEPQERKEGSNTIRYRICRQEIPAGSEVQVTLQDSGYQYPVAGGEWQPLPESKEWQESRVLNRPIVLASKEEQLECRRANGRLCSEPEQPDVDLLDSDAAKLVADVSGQNSPAWQADYGHDDAKLMAVVRGMRALLAANQPTHPAMDKLLYYVRAHNYHGGVGKESDQAARALAGVMIDLLNHPLLLGAEPQDQAGTVLEAWSVAAQGQLGQAAFRQSAAPMLAQLNQALGYAVQHAAQINGHKPWADGLFELLNLVDQSASYGQQADFSAAVLQQEAALRQSLLQLGLSELALWKQRDGSRDLFIFNNILDAHSRLYQMMRYLHHTSPDKAIAYRQQLDRDVIAIMRQQGLIPGGQHPAAMLEEVSLTLSSYYLTYTDRTSEACISGEFAGLCTPIRMEDILPFEHTCSPTLRLRAQDLTQAQAEGICRELGDEEQRFHQQMETGWQPVADDHNEALELVIFNSSADWGRYGSALFGVSTDNGGIYIEGDPARPGNQARFFAYEAEWKRPAFQVWNLRHEYVHYLDGRFNQYGSFGHYPLNRTTWWAEGIAEYIAHGQCFARGLDNVANRPANQRPTLAAILHLDYDQGGEMVYSWSYTVHRFLNDTGRGASWLALAQALRNPDRQQAMSDFEGELDRLIANDSDAYQAWLARDLLPWWQANKESDACKGNDSAH, from the coding sequence ATGAACCGTTCAGGTACCGGGTGGCTGCTGCTGGCAGGCCCCCTGCTTTTGGCTACATCCTCGGCGCAAGCCAACTACTCCCCCAATGACTGGCGACAGTATCAGCTGACTGGCGAATCGAGCCGGCAACTGGCCGCTCGCATCACCGAGATCACCTACGAGCTCAAGGCACGCAGCAGCAATGCTCCTTACCAGCAGCTCAGGGTCTACCGTCGCTTCGACTGGCAGAGCAGCGATCTCGCGGCCCTCGCCGAGCAGCAATGTGGCGAGCCGCAACTCAAGGTAGATGCGGGCTGGCAGATCCGCTTCGTGCGCTGTGAAGCTCGGATTCCGGCGGGCAAGCTCATTCCCGCCAGCAGTTATGACTTTGGTTATGGCCTCAAGCAGGGTCGCTGGGAGCAGCTGGCGGGCACGCCGACCGCCCAGCGCCAAGATCGTCTGCCGCTGCCGCAAGCCATCATCCTGGGTCAGAGCGAAAGGGAGCTGGATCGCTGCGAACTCAACCCGCAGGGCCGCTGCGCAGAGTCGGAGTGGCACTATCAGCCGCAGGATTGGCAGCAGTTGCAGGTACTTGAAGAGACCCCGAGTGAGCGGGATGGCCGGTTGGAGCAGATCTTCTTCCGCCTGCAGCCGGTGGCAGGCAGTCAGGCTGCCGCTCAGGTCAGCGAGATCCACGTCTGGCGCCGCTATCAGTGGCAGCTGGATCAGCTCACGCCTCAGCAAGAGTGTGATGAGCCACAGGAGCGCAAGGAGGGGAGCAACACCATCCGCTATCGCATCTGCCGTCAGGAGATCCCCGCTGGCAGCGAGGTTCAGGTAACGTTGCAAGATAGCGGCTACCAATACCCGGTCGCTGGCGGCGAGTGGCAGCCCCTGCCAGAGAGCAAAGAGTGGCAGGAGAGTCGGGTGCTCAATCGCCCCATCGTGCTGGCCAGCAAGGAGGAACAGCTGGAGTGCCGCCGCGCCAACGGTCGTCTCTGCTCCGAGCCCGAGCAGCCCGATGTGGATCTGCTCGACAGCGATGCCGCCAAACTGGTGGCCGACGTGAGTGGCCAGAACAGTCCTGCCTGGCAGGCGGATTACGGCCACGATGATGCCAAGCTGATGGCGGTGGTGCGCGGCATGCGTGCCCTGCTGGCGGCCAACCAGCCGACCCATCCGGCAATGGACAAGCTGCTCTACTATGTGCGCGCCCATAACTACCATGGCGGCGTTGGCAAGGAGAGTGATCAGGCCGCCCGGGCACTGGCCGGGGTGATGATTGATCTGCTCAACCACCCCCTGCTGCTGGGTGCCGAACCGCAGGATCAGGCTGGCACAGTGCTGGAAGCCTGGAGCGTAGCGGCGCAGGGACAACTTGGCCAAGCCGCCTTCCGCCAGAGTGCCGCCCCCATGCTGGCCCAGCTCAACCAGGCGCTCGGCTATGCGGTGCAACATGCGGCACAGATCAATGGCCACAAACCCTGGGCCGATGGCCTGTTCGAGCTGCTCAATCTGGTCGATCAGAGCGCCTCTTACGGTCAGCAGGCGGACTTCAGCGCAGCTGTGCTGCAACAGGAGGCGGCATTGCGCCAGAGCCTGCTGCAACTGGGCCTGAGCGAGCTGGCCCTCTGGAAACAGCGCGATGGCTCACGGGATCTGTTTATCTTCAACAACATCCTCGATGCCCATAGCCGTCTCTACCAAATGATGCGCTACCTCCATCACACCAGCCCGGATAAGGCGATCGCCTATCGCCAACAGCTGGATCGCGATGTCATCGCCATCATGCGCCAGCAAGGGCTGATCCCGGGCGGACAGCATCCGGCTGCCATGTTGGAAGAGGTATCCCTGACCCTCTCCAGCTACTACCTCACCTACACGGATCGCACCAGCGAAGCCTGTATCAGCGGCGAGTTCGCCGGGCTCTGCACACCGATCCGCATGGAAGATATTCTGCCGTTCGAGCACACCTGCTCACCCACCCTGCGTCTGCGCGCTCAGGATCTGACCCAGGCTCAGGCCGAAGGGATCTGCCGCGAGCTGGGTGATGAAGAGCAGCGCTTCCACCAGCAGATGGAGACAGGCTGGCAACCGGTGGCCGATGATCACAACGAAGCGCTGGAGCTGGTGATCTTCAACTCCTCCGCCGACTGGGGCCGCTACGGCAGCGCGCTGTTTGGTGTCTCCACCGACAATGGCGGCATCTATATCGAGGGGGATCCGGCTCGCCCCGGCAATCAGGCCCGCTTCTTCGCCTATGAGGCGGAGTGGAAACGCCCTGCCTTCCAGGTGTGGAACCTGCGCCACGAGTACGTTCACTATCTGGATGGCCGCTTCAACCAGTACGGCAGCTTCGGCCACTATCCGCTCAACCGCACCACCTGGTGGGCCGAGGGGATTGCAGAGTACATCGCCCACGGCCAGTGCTTTGCCCGGGGTCTGGATAACGTGGCAAACCGCCCCGCCAACCAGCGTCCGACACTGGCGGCTATCCTCCACCTTGACTACGACCAGGGTGGCGAGATGGTCTACTCCTGGTCCTATACCGTGCACCGTTTCCTCAACGATACCGGTCGCGGCGCCAGCTGGCTGGCGCTGGCACAGGCGCTGCGCAATCCGGATCGGCAGCAGGCGATGAGCGACTTCGAAGGGGAGCTGGACCGGCTGATCGCCAACGACAGCGATGCCTATCAGGCGTGGCTCGCCCGGGATCTGCTGCCCTGGTGGCAAGCAAACAAGGAGTCAGACGCCTGCAAGGGTAACGACTCCGCCCACTGA
- a CDS encoding 1,4-dihydroxy-2-naphthoate polyprenyltransferase, translating to MTNTFSVWLLAARLRTLPLACSSILLGSGLAASRGAFDGTIMALSLLTAILLQILSNLANDYGDAVSGADNGERIGPQRAVVSGLITKKQMCVAMGLTALAAVASGLLLLGCAFGGQWLQILAFVVLGGAAIVAAVTYTVGKTPYGYRGFGDISVFLFFGLLGVLGSYYLFTKSLEWDLLLPATACGLLATAVLNINNVRDIETDAASGKITLAVRLGRNRAIAYHWVLLGAALLATIAFILIQPASFWPWIFLPAMKPLSDAARTLRESYDGEVLTGALKKTAISAFLFSLLLSIGLALS from the coding sequence ATGACAAATACCTTCTCTGTTTGGTTGCTGGCGGCGCGTTTGCGAACACTGCCGCTCGCCTGCTCTTCCATCCTGCTGGGCTCGGGGCTGGCTGCCAGTCGTGGCGCCTTCGATGGCACCATCATGGCGCTCTCCCTGCTGACCGCCATCCTGCTGCAGATCCTCTCCAATCTGGCCAACGATTACGGCGATGCGGTCTCCGGCGCCGACAACGGTGAGCGGATCGGCCCGCAGCGGGCGGTGGTCTCCGGTCTTATCACCAAAAAGCAGATGTGCGTGGCGATGGGGCTGACCGCGCTGGCGGCGGTGGCCAGTGGCCTGCTGCTGCTGGGCTGTGCCTTCGGCGGCCAGTGGCTGCAGATTTTGGCATTTGTGGTGCTGGGTGGCGCGGCCATTGTCGCGGCGGTGACCTACACCGTCGGCAAGACCCCTTACGGCTATCGCGGGTTTGGCGATATCTCGGTGTTCCTCTTCTTTGGTCTGCTGGGGGTGCTCGGCTCCTACTACCTCTTCACCAAGAGTCTGGAGTGGGATCTGCTGCTGCCTGCCACCGCTTGTGGTCTGCTGGCCACCGCCGTGCTCAATATCAACAATGTGCGCGATATCGAGACCGACGCCGCCAGCGGCAAGATCACCCTGGCAGTGCGCCTTGGCCGCAACCGTGCCATCGCCTATCACTGGGTGTTGCTGGGGGCGGCGCTGCTGGCAACCATCGCCTTTATCCTGATCCAGCCCGCCAGTTTCTGGCCGTGGATCTTCCTGCCCGCCATGAAGCCCCTCAGCGATGCGGCGCGCACCTTGCGCGAAAGCTACGATGGCGAGGTGCTGACTGGCGCCCTCAAGAAGACCGCCATCAGCGCGTTTCTGTTCAGTCTGCTGCTCTCTATCGGGTTGGCGCTCTCCTGA
- the menD gene encoding 2-succinyl-5-enolpyruvyl-6-hydroxy-3-cyclohexene-1-carboxylic-acid synthase produces the protein MPTRKEPASEEFACTQFSSQHATFNHVWSSLLLEELFRLGVRDIALAPGSRSAPLTMAAAAHQGFRRHLHFDERGLGFMALGLAKGSNRPVAVIMTSGTAVANLWPAVAEAQLTSVPLIILSADRPHELIDNGANQAIDQQGIFGRYPVYQQNLPSPTPTIPAAFVLSSVDQALAKQALTPGVVHFNCMYPEPLYPGEHYQDFSDYLAPLGDWLGSHKPWSPWQQNEPTCPPQAEWETFRQQRGIVVAGRITDPNQAQAAAALAEQLGWPLLADLQSQIRFDSRNLIHMDLALNDPEFVAELGRAEVLLQFGARLVSKRLGQFIKHHSWQDYWLVDPQPARLDPDYRLRNRLLCSASAFAVAHPVTPRAPWHRLAELQHNASQQIAAACEGFSELGVCHHLNRLIEGQLFVGNSMPARLMDMLGDTGKGPSRVMTNRGASGIDGLIATAYGFAQSSDQPTTLLLGDLSALHDLNSLALLGKASRPLVVILLNNDGGSIFRMLPVPTEGALLESYYRLPHGLGFEHAAAMFGLAYRAPTTLAEFERDYSAALQHGVTLIEIRVPSEQVADDLKALGAAIRGK, from the coding sequence ATGCCCACCCGTAAAGAGCCTGCCAGCGAAGAGTTTGCCTGCACACAGTTTTCGAGCCAGCACGCCACCTTCAACCACGTCTGGTCCTCCCTCTTGCTGGAGGAGCTCTTTCGCCTCGGGGTGCGCGACATCGCGCTGGCCCCCGGCTCCCGCTCTGCGCCGCTGACAATGGCAGCCGCCGCCCATCAGGGCTTTCGTCGTCACCTGCACTTTGACGAGCGCGGTCTCGGCTTTATGGCGCTGGGTCTTGCCAAGGGGAGCAACCGGCCCGTGGCGGTGATCATGACGTCGGGCACCGCGGTAGCCAACCTCTGGCCCGCCGTGGCAGAGGCCCAGCTCACCAGCGTACCGCTGATTATTCTCTCCGCCGATCGCCCTCACGAGCTTATCGACAACGGCGCCAATCAGGCGATCGACCAGCAGGGGATCTTCGGCCGCTACCCCGTCTATCAGCAGAACCTGCCGAGCCCCACCCCGACTATTCCGGCGGCGTTTGTGCTGAGCTCGGTGGATCAGGCGCTGGCCAAACAGGCGCTCACCCCCGGGGTGGTGCACTTCAACTGCATGTACCCGGAGCCCCTTTACCCGGGGGAGCACTATCAGGATTTCTCCGACTATCTGGCCCCCCTCGGTGACTGGCTCGGCTCGCACAAGCCCTGGAGCCCGTGGCAGCAAAACGAGCCGACCTGCCCACCTCAGGCGGAGTGGGAAACCTTTCGGCAACAGCGCGGCATCGTTGTAGCTGGCCGCATTACCGACCCGAATCAGGCACAGGCCGCCGCCGCACTGGCGGAGCAACTCGGCTGGCCGCTGCTGGCAGATCTGCAGAGCCAGATCCGTTTCGATAGCCGCAACCTCATCCATATGGATCTGGCGCTCAACGACCCTGAATTTGTCGCCGAGTTGGGCCGCGCCGAGGTGCTGCTGCAATTTGGCGCGCGGCTTGTCTCCAAGCGGCTTGGCCAGTTCATAAAACACCATTCATGGCAGGATTACTGGCTGGTGGATCCGCAACCGGCGCGGCTCGATCCCGACTACCGGCTGCGCAACCGGCTGCTCTGCAGTGCCAGCGCCTTTGCAGTGGCTCATCCGGTCACCCCTCGGGCCCCTTGGCACCGGCTGGCCGAGCTGCAACACAACGCCAGCCAGCAGATCGCCGCGGCCTGCGAGGGTTTCTCGGAGCTCGGAGTCTGCCATCACCTCAACCGCCTGATCGAAGGACAACTGTTTGTCGGCAACAGCATGCCTGCCCGACTGATGGATATGCTCGGTGACACGGGCAAGGGGCCGAGCCGGGTGATGACCAACCGCGGTGCCTCCGGCATCGATGGCCTGATCGCCACCGCCTACGGGTTTGCCCAGTCGAGCGACCAGCCAACAACCCTGCTGCTCGGCGATCTCAGCGCCCTGCACGATCTCAACAGTCTCGCGCTGCTTGGCAAGGCGAGCCGACCGCTGGTGGTGATCCTGCTCAACAACGATGGCGGCAGCATCTTCCGCATGTTGCCAGTGCCCACCGAAGGGGCGCTGCTGGAGAGCTACTACCGGCTGCCCCACGGCCTCGGTTTTGAACATGCCGCCGCCATGTTTGGCCTCGCCTATCGCGCGCCGACCACACTGGCCGAGTTCGAACGCGATTACAGCGCCGCCCTCCAACATGGCGTTACCTTGATCGAGATCCGGGTACCGAGCGAGCAGGTGGCCGATGATCTCAAGGCACTGGGGGCCGCCATCCGTGGCAAATAA
- the menB gene encoding 1,4-dihydroxy-2-naphthoyl-CoA synthase, with product MTEAELYAPVEWQDCSAGYEDILYHKSNDGIAKITINRPQVRNAFRPRTVKEMLQALADARYDDQIGTIILTGFGEKAFCAGGDQKIRGDYGGYRDDEGTHHLNVLDFQRDIRTCPKPVVAMVAGYAVGGGHVLHMMCDLTIAADNAQFGQTGPKVGSFDGGWGASYMARIVGQKKAREIWFLCRMYDAQQALDMGLVNTVVPLAELERETVRWCREMLQNSPMALRCLKAALNADCDGQAGLQELAGNATMLFYMTEEGQEGRNAFNEKRRPDFSKYKRNP from the coding sequence ATGACGGAAGCGGAACTGTACGCTCCTGTTGAGTGGCAGGATTGCTCCGCCGGTTACGAGGACATCCTCTATCACAAGTCCAACGATGGCATTGCCAAGATCACCATCAACCGTCCCCAGGTGCGCAACGCCTTCCGCCCCCGCACCGTCAAAGAGATGCTGCAGGCGCTGGCCGATGCCCGTTATGACGATCAGATCGGCACCATCATCCTGACCGGTTTTGGCGAGAAAGCCTTCTGCGCCGGCGGCGACCAGAAGATCCGTGGCGACTACGGTGGATACCGGGATGACGAGGGGACTCACCACCTCAACGTGCTCGACTTCCAGCGCGACATCCGCACCTGCCCGAAACCTGTGGTTGCCATGGTAGCGGGCTACGCGGTCGGTGGCGGCCACGTGCTGCACATGATGTGTGACCTGACCATCGCCGCCGACAACGCCCAGTTTGGCCAGACCGGCCCGAAAGTGGGCTCCTTCGATGGCGGTTGGGGTGCTTCCTACATGGCTCGCATTGTCGGCCAGAAGAAGGCCCGCGAAATCTGGTTCCTCTGCCGCATGTACGATGCCCAGCAAGCCCTCGACATGGGTCTGGTCAACACTGTCGTGCCGCTGGCGGAACTGGAGCGCGAAACCGTGCGCTGGTGCCGTGAAATGCTGCAAAACAGCCCGATGGCGCTGCGTTGCCTGAAAGCGGCGCTCAACGCTGACTGTGATGGTCAGGCGGGCTTGCAGGAGCTGGCGGGCAATGCCACCATGCTCTTCTACATGACCGAAGAGGGTCAGGAAGGCCGCAACGCCTTCAACGAAAAGCGTCGCCCCGACTTCTCCAAATACAAGCGGAACCCCTGA
- the menE gene encoding o-succinylbenzoate--CoA ligase — translation MIDPSRSSEQTPCPVRHRAITAPNRIAIHTASPLNYRQLDARLNSLCQQLEQVDVRRGDHLAAVVRGALEDVLLAWACVRSGVVFCPLNPAFPLEKQRELAVQLDADAFWSAGEIPAGNWQPLQLDFTRELPASEETWSLESTQLNNMILTSGSSGTPKAVVHRLCNHLASARGSAPLIPLDEKSGWLLSLPLFHVGGYAILFRVFLAGATLVLDDRSQPLKARLEQQPITHLSVVPTQLWRLLAEGFDPARTRLRELLLGGAAIPQPLVSRLCAMGLEPKVSYGLSEMGSQVCTAIPGDAGVVGKPLPGREVCIRELEICVRGATLFAGYYRDGELELPLDDEGWFHTRDKGRFTAAGELLVEGRLDNLFISGGENIQPETIEQRLVDHPAVAQALVVPVPSDEWGQRPAAFIDWHGEPVPDSELAAWIRSTLPGFMVPDHWLPWPDLGGNLKPSRQLLGKVARQQTTRA, via the coding sequence GTGATTGACCCCTCCCGCTCATCCGAACAGACACCTTGCCCGGTACGCCACCGGGCAATCACAGCCCCGAACCGCATTGCCATCCACACAGCCTCGCCCCTCAATTATCGCCAGCTCGATGCCCGCCTCAACAGCCTGTGCCAACAGCTGGAACAAGTCGACGTGCGCCGTGGCGATCATCTGGCTGCAGTGGTGCGCGGTGCGCTGGAAGATGTGCTGCTGGCGTGGGCCTGCGTGCGCAGCGGCGTGGTGTTCTGCCCGCTCAACCCCGCCTTTCCTCTCGAAAAGCAGCGCGAGCTGGCGGTACAACTCGATGCCGATGCCTTCTGGTCGGCAGGGGAGATCCCGGCAGGCAACTGGCAGCCCTTGCAGCTCGACTTCACGCGCGAACTGCCAGCAAGCGAGGAAACATGGTCGCTGGAATCGACCCAACTCAATAATATGATCCTCACCTCCGGCTCCAGCGGCACGCCGAAAGCGGTGGTGCACCGGCTCTGCAACCACCTTGCCTCGGCGCGCGGCTCTGCCCCCCTCATTCCCCTCGATGAAAAGTCCGGCTGGCTGCTCTCCCTGCCGCTGTTCCATGTGGGCGGCTACGCCATCCTGTTTCGGGTCTTTCTGGCGGGCGCCACGTTGGTGCTAGACGATCGCAGTCAGCCGCTCAAGGCGCGGCTTGAACAGCAGCCCATTACCCATCTCTCGGTGGTGCCGACCCAGCTCTGGCGACTGCTAGCAGAGGGTTTTGACCCCGCCCGTACCCGCCTGCGCGAGCTGCTGCTCGGTGGCGCCGCCATCCCGCAGCCGCTGGTGAGCCGCCTCTGCGCCATGGGGCTCGAACCCAAGGTGAGTTATGGTCTCTCCGAGATGGGCAGTCAGGTCTGCACCGCTATCCCCGGCGATGCAGGCGTAGTTGGCAAACCGCTACCGGGGCGGGAGGTGTGCATCCGGGAGCTGGAGATCTGCGTGCGCGGCGCCACCCTGTTTGCCGGTTACTACCGAGATGGCGAGCTGGAACTGCCGCTCGATGACGAAGGCTGGTTTCATACCCGCGACAAGGGGAGGTTCACTGCGGCAGGGGAACTGCTGGTAGAGGGACGGCTCGATAACCTCTTTATCTCGGGTGGCGAAAACATCCAGCCCGAGACCATAGAGCAGCGACTGGTGGATCACCCCGCTGTCGCCCAGGCACTGGTGGTGCCGGTGCCGAGCGACGAGTGGGGCCAACGCCCCGCCGCCTTTATCGACTGGCACGGTGAGCCGGTTCCCGACTCCGAACTGGCAGCCTGGATCCGCAGCACCCTGCCCGGCTTTATGGTGCCCGACCACTGGCTCCCCTGGCCCGATCTTGGCGGTAATCTCAAACCCTCCCGCCAACTGCTGGGCAAGGTAGCCCGACAACAAACCACTCGGGCATAA
- the menC gene encoding o-succinylbenzoate synthase, translated as MTLALYRYQLPFTQPLTFHGKVEVAREGLLVRINDGWGEIAPLPGFSKESLQQAEAEALATLAVLAAGDTPNPVLPSVQFGLDCARRTWPEQRNPLPEPYPLIQGSPQELLRNWKEWLHRTPGKAKLKVARYPMRDELALIRLLCDRIPSLKLVLDANQGWTREEAWTFCGHLDPNRIEYLEDPCADFADIAFVANRTGMPVALDELLAQGKPWEPIPQLRALVLKPTLLGSLANCEALIARARELRLKVIISSCFESDLGLSQLFHLAGEWAPEQAPGLDTRRWMAGNLLGEDGKPDLSRLEQLYYRD; from the coding sequence ATGACACTAGCCCTGTATCGCTATCAACTGCCTTTTACCCAGCCACTGACCTTTCACGGCAAGGTGGAGGTGGCGCGAGAGGGGCTGTTGGTGCGCATCAACGACGGCTGGGGGGAAATCGCCCCCCTGCCCGGCTTCTCGAAAGAGAGCCTGCAACAGGCAGAGGCAGAAGCCCTGGCCACGCTGGCGGTCTTGGCCGCCGGCGATACCCCGAACCCCGTGCTGCCGTCGGTGCAATTTGGCCTCGACTGCGCGCGCCGGACATGGCCCGAGCAGCGCAACCCGCTGCCGGAGCCCTATCCCCTCATTCAAGGCTCCCCCCAAGAGCTGCTGCGCAACTGGAAAGAGTGGCTGCACCGCACGCCCGGCAAGGCCAAACTGAAGGTGGCGCGCTACCCGATGCGTGACGAGCTGGCGCTGATCCGCCTGCTGTGCGACCGCATCCCCTCCCTCAAGCTGGTGCTGGATGCCAACCAGGGCTGGACTCGCGAGGAGGCGTGGACCTTCTGCGGCCACCTCGACCCGAATCGCATCGAGTATCTGGAAGACCCCTGCGCCGACTTTGCCGACATCGCCTTTGTCGCCAACCGCACCGGCATGCCGGTGGCGTTGGACGAACTGCTGGCGCAGGGCAAGCCGTGGGAGCCGATCCCGCAACTGCGCGCGCTGGTGCTCAAGCCTACCCTGCTCGGTTCACTCGCCAACTGCGAAGCGCTGATCGCCCGCGCCCGCGAACTGCGGCTCAAGGTGATCATCTCCTCCTGCTTCGAATCGGATCTGGGCCTGAGCCAGCTGTTTCATCTGGCGGGCGAATGGGCGCCCGAACAGGCGCCGGGTCTGGATACCCGCCGCTGGATGGCAGGCAACCTGCTGGGGGAAGATGGCAAACCGGATCTTAGCCGACTGGAGCAACTGTATTACCGTGATTGA
- a CDS encoding isochorismate synthase MenF, with product MLAQTHIKQQLDALRHSNVSGFVRLRVAIEIRSFLGWLAAQTLYPRIYWQARGEARPEYVALGAIHELTEPHAIKQVCTNTANQHHDDSPRYYGGLAFDPAQSGWQGFGPCRFVLPRIELVRRGECVSLCLNLWLDENNLEAELQAAEAALDALRPEAALPALQKQPWQRQDCPGPAQWQTLVERVTAPDFQAHTPKVVLSRESVLTSPNHDADINPWAMLDQWARHAQDCFHFGFQFSPEQAFIACSPERLYRREDRHLFTEALAGTIRRSGDEEVDAQLAAELLADSKNRLENRLVHADILSRLAPLTHDATLTEPRILKLRLLQHLKCDIEAELKPGVCDWQLLDALHPTPAVGGAPREAALAFIREFEPYDRGWYAGACGMLSRETSEFSVAIRSARIQPGSVTLFAGAGIVAGSEPVAEWAELDNKIANVLSLLG from the coding sequence ATGTTGGCTCAGACCCATATCAAGCAACAACTGGACGCCCTGCGTCACAGCAACGTCAGCGGCTTCGTACGGTTGCGAGTGGCGATCGAAATCCGCTCCTTTCTGGGCTGGCTCGCGGCGCAAACCCTCTATCCCCGCATCTACTGGCAGGCCCGTGGAGAGGCTCGTCCCGAGTATGTCGCGCTGGGCGCCATCCATGAACTGACCGAACCGCACGCCATCAAGCAGGTGTGCACGAACACAGCCAACCAGCATCATGACGACAGCCCTCGCTACTATGGCGGACTGGCGTTCGATCCGGCCCAGTCCGGCTGGCAAGGGTTTGGCCCCTGCCGTTTCGTGCTGCCCCGCATCGAGCTGGTGCGCCGTGGTGAGTGCGTCAGTCTCTGCCTCAACCTCTGGCTGGATGAAAACAATCTCGAGGCCGAACTGCAGGCGGCCGAAGCCGCCCTCGATGCCCTGCGTCCGGAAGCTGCGCTGCCCGCCCTGCAAAAGCAGCCCTGGCAGCGACAGGATTGCCCCGGCCCCGCCCAGTGGCAGACGCTGGTGGAGCGCGTCACCGCCCCCGATTTTCAGGCCCACACCCCCAAGGTGGTGCTGTCGCGGGAGAGCGTGCTGACCAGTCCGAACCACGATGCGGATATCAATCCCTGGGCCATGCTCGACCAGTGGGCCCGCCACGCCCAGGACTGCTTCCACTTCGGTTTTCAATTCTCCCCCGAGCAGGCCTTTATTGCCTGCTCCCCCGAGCGGCTCTACCGCCGGGAAGATCGCCACCTCTTTACCGAGGCGCTGGCGGGCACCATTCGCCGCTCCGGCGATGAAGAGGTGGATGCCCAGCTGGCCGCCGAGCTGCTGGCCGACAGCAAGAACCGGCTGGAGAACCGGCTGGTACATGCCGACATCCTCAGCCGACTGGCGCCACTGACCCACGATGCCACCCTGACCGAGCCGCGCATTCTCAAACTGCGGCTGCTGCAGCACCTCAAGTGCGATATCGAAGCAGAGCTCAAGCCCGGGGTCTGCGACTGGCAGCTGCTCGACGCCCTCCACCCGACGCCAGCGGTGGGCGGCGCCCCGCGCGAGGCAGCGCTCGCCTTTATCCGCGAGTTCGAGCCCTATGATCGGGGCTGGTACGCCGGAGCCTGCGGCATGCTGAGTCGGGAGACCTCGGAGTTCTCGGTCGCCATTCGCAGCGCCCGTATTCAACCGGGCAGCGTTACCCTGTTTGCCGGTGCCGGCATTGTCGCCGGTTCCGAGCCTGTCGCCGAGTGGGCCGAACTCGACAACAAGATCGCCAATGTGCTCTCCCTGCTGGGATAG
- the menH gene encoding 2-succinyl-6-hydroxy-2,4-cyclohexadiene-1-carboxylate synthase, translating to MISRHWGPPSVANKYANVPLVLLHGLLGDSGDWQPVIDRLPAIRCIALDLPGHGQHSDLNISDFEQSHQWLVTELASRNIERYLLAGYSLGGRLALYHASHEPAGLRGLLLENCHPGLPASERPARIQHDEQWARRFEQEPLADVLADWYRQGVFADLDDAARARQIARRLGNDGMGIATMLRATSLGKQPDLAPWLMASQLPVTWVSGKRDHKFHQLACQLANQNRRINHLVLDGGHNLHAHQPDNFARLLSEWVNQQEETSHD from the coding sequence ATGATCTCAAGGCACTGGGGGCCGCCATCCGTGGCAAATAAATATGCCAATGTGCCGCTGGTGCTGCTGCACGGCCTGCTGGGGGATAGCGGCGACTGGCAACCGGTGATCGACCGGCTGCCCGCCATCCGCTGCATCGCCCTCGACCTGCCGGGTCACGGTCAGCATAGCGATCTCAACATCAGCGACTTTGAACAGAGCCACCAGTGGCTGGTCACCGAGCTGGCCAGCCGCAATATTGAACGCTATCTGCTGGCGGGTTACTCGCTGGGTGGGCGACTGGCCCTCTATCACGCCAGCCACGAGCCCGCCGGGCTGCGGGGGCTGCTGCTGGAGAACTGCCACCCGGGGCTACCGGCCAGTGAACGGCCCGCCCGCATCCAGCACGATGAACAGTGGGCGCGGCGCTTCGAGCAGGAGCCCCTGGCTGACGTGCTGGCAGACTGGTACCGGCAAGGGGTGTTTGCCGATCTCGACGACGCGGCCCGGGCCCGCCAGATCGCCCGCCGCCTTGGCAACGACGGCATGGGCATCGCCACCATGCTGCGCGCCACTTCGCTCGGCAAGCAGCCGGATCTCGCCCCCTGGCTCATGGCTAGCCAGCTGCCGGTCACCTGGGTGAGTGGCAAGCGGGATCACAAATTCCATCAGCTGGCTTGCCAGCTGGCGAACCAAAATCGCAGAATCAACCACTTGGTACTGGATGGCGGCCATAATCTGCACGCCCATCAGCCTGATAACTTTGCCCGACTCCTCTCGGAGTGGGTCAACCAACAAGAAGAGACGAGTCATGATTGA